The following coding sequences are from one Gossypium raimondii isolate GPD5lz chromosome 4, ASM2569854v1, whole genome shotgun sequence window:
- the LOC105779395 gene encoding cullin-3A produces MSNQKKRNFQIEAFKHRVVVDPKYAEKTWSILEHAIHEIYNHNASGLSFEELYRNAYNMVLHKFGEKLYSGLVATMTAHLKEISKSIEAAQGDLFLEELNRKWNDHNKALQMIRDILMYMDRTYIPNTHKTPVHELGLNLWRDNVIHSSKIQSRLLSMLLELVHRERTGEVIDRGLMRNIIKMLMDLGSSVYQEDFEKPFLEVSAEFYMGESQKFIECCDCGDYLKKAELRLNEEIERVTHYLDVKSEVKITNVVEKEMIANHMMRLVHMENSGLVNMLLDDKYEDLGRMYNLFRRVPNGLSTIRDVMTSHLREIGKQLVTDAEKLKDPVEFVQRLLDEKDKYDSIISQAFSNDKTFQNALNSSFEYFINLNNRSPEFISLFVDDKLRKGLKGVSEEDVEIILDKVMMLFRYLQEKDVFEKYYKQHLAKRLLSGKTVSDDAERSLIVKLKTECGYQFTSKLEGMFTDMKTSQDTMQGFYASHPELTDGPTLVVQVLTTGSWPTQPSITCNLPAETSALCEKFRSYYLGTHTGRRLSWQTNMGTADIKATFGKGQKHELNVSTYQMCVLMLFNNADRLSYKEVEQATGIPASDLKRCLQSMACVKGKNVLRKEPMSKDIGEDDAFFVNDKFTSKFYKVKIGTVVAQKESEPEKQETRQRVEEDRKPQIEAAIVRIMKSRRVLDHNNIIAEVTKQLQSRFLANPTEIKKRIESLIERDFLERDNNDRKLYRYLA; encoded by the exons ATGAGtaatcaaaagaaaaggaatttcCAGATAGAAGCGTTCAAGCACCGAGTCGTGGTGGATCCTAAATATGCAGAGAAGACCTGGAGCATTCTTGAACATGCAATCCATGAGATTTACAATCATAATGCCAGTGGCCTCAGTTTTGAAGAGCTTTACAG GAATGCATACAACATGGTTTTGCACAAATTTGGTGAGAAGCTGTACTCTGGGCTGGTTGCAACTATGACTGCACACCTCaaagaaatatcaaaatctatagAGGCTGCTCAAGGTGATTTGTTTCTTGAAGAGCTGAACAGGAAATGGAACGACCACAACAAGGCATTGCAAATGATTCGAGACATATTGATGTACATGGACAGGACCTACATTCCAAACACCCATAAAACCCCTGTTCATGAGCTGGGACTTAACTTGTGGAGGGATAATGTTATACACTCCAGCAAAATACAGTCCAGGCTTTTGAGCATGCTTCTTGAACTAGTACACAGAGAGCGAACTGGTGAAGTTATAGACCGGGGCCTCATGAGGAATATAATCAAGATGCTTATGGATTTGGGTTCCTCTGTTTACCAGGAGGATTTTGAGAAGCCATTTCTTGAGGTTTCTGCTGAGTTTTATATGGGTGAATCTCAGAAATTTATTGAGTGCTGTGACTGTGGGGACTATCTGAAGAAAGCTGAATTACGTCTAAATGAAGAAATTGAGAGAGTTACCCATTACTTGGATGTCAAGAGTGAAGTCAAGATAACTAATGTAGTCGAGAAGGAGATGATTGCTAACCACATGATGCGACTAGTCCACATGGAGAACTCTGGCTTGGTAAATATGCTTCTTGATGACAAGTATGAGGACTTGGGGAGAATGTACAATTTATTTAGAAGAGTTCCCAATGGTCTCTCAACTATACGAGATGTGATGACCTCTCACCTCAGAGAAATAGGAAAACAGCTGGTTACTGATGCGGAAAAGTTAAAAGATCCTGTGGAATTTGTCCAGAGGCTCCTGGATGAAAAGGACAAATATGATAGTATCATTAGCCAAGCATTTAGCAATGATAAGACATTCCAGAATGCTCTGAACTCCTCTTTTGAGTATTTCATCAACTTGAATAACCGTTCTCCTGAGTTCATTTCCTTGTTTGTGGATGACAAGCTTCGTAAAGGTTTGAAAGGAGTCAGTGAGGAGGATGTGGAGATAATTCTTGACAAAGTTATGATGCTGTTTCGCTATCTGCAGGAGAAGGATGTATTTGAGAAGTACTACAAACAGCACTTGGCTAAGCGGCTTCTATCTGGCAAAACTGTATCTGATGATGCAGAGAGAAGTCTGATAGTCAAGCTTAAGACAGAATGTGGGTATCAATTTACATCGAAATTAGAAGGCATGTTTACTGACATGAAGACCTCCCAGGATACAATGCAAGGGTTTTACGCAAGCCATCCTGAGCTGACTGATGGTCCTACCCTAGTTGTTCAGGTTCTAACAACAGGGTCCTGGCCTACTCAGCCCAGTATTACTTGCAACCTGCCTGCTGAAACGTCAGCACTTTGCGAGAAGTTTCGGTCATATTATCTTGGAACCCATACTGGTAGGAGGTTGTCCTGGCAAACCAATATGGGGACAGCAGATATAAAAGCAACATTTGGGAAGGGTCAGAAGCATGAGTTGAATGTTTCAACTTACCAGATGTGTGTGCTGATGCTTTTTAACAATGCTGATAGGCTTAGCTACAAGGAGGTTGAACAGGCCACTGGGATTCCTGCTTCAGACTTGAAAAGGTGTTTGCAATCAATGGCGTGCGTGAAGGGAAAGAATGTTCTTAGGAAAGAACCTATGAGTAAAGACATTGGTGAGGATGATGCATTTTTTGTCAATGATAAGTTCACAAGCAAATTCTACAAAGTGAAGATAGGAACTGTGGTTGCACAAAAGGAATCGGAACCTGAAAAGCAGGAGACACGACAGAGAGTGGAGGAGGACAGGAAGCCGCAGATTGAAGCTGCAATAGTTAGGATCATGAAATCAAGGAGGGTGCTGGATCACAACAATATAATAGCTGAGGTTACAAAGCAGTTGCAGTCGCGGTTCCTGGCCAACCCAACGGAGATTAAGAAAAGGATCGAGTCTCTTATCGAGCGTGATTTCTTGGAAAGGGACAACAATGATAGGAAATTGTATCGGTATCTAGCCTAG
- the LOC105779399 gene encoding uncharacterized protein LOC105779399, which yields MVATMITSLPRFCFSASIKTFAKRAPPFLYNRPNTLLLKFPNTCTTLPSLTPLKLLPFCFFNAGKDNPDFQKKEETELGWPILKRWEVPWEWQTVSLTSLACGLSFILTGLIETAAIPYLGLNIEELSLDQKAEILFVDQSITTIVVLGVLSGVANTFQPLPEDLFRYDFKEPFNLKKGWLLWAAIGLVGALIAIALTGAAMSLFRGEDSQRETDALVRLLPLIGSSSISTACLVGITGVLAPVLEETVFRGFFMTSLTKWVPTPVSVIISAAVFALAHLTPGEFPQLFVLGTALGFSYAQTRNLVTPITIHAFWNSGVILLLTFLQLQGYDIKELLQAT from the exons ATGGTTGCGACAATGATTACAAGCTTACCTCGGTTTTGCTTCTCTGCTTCGATCAAAACCTTCGCCAAGCGAGCTCCCCCCTTTCTTTATAACAGGCCAAACACTCTTTTATTAAAGTTCCCAAACACTTGTACCACCTTACCTTCTCTTACTCCCTTAAAACTGCTTCCTTTTTGCTTCTTCAATGCTGGAAAAGACAATCCCGATTTCcagaaaaag GAAGAGACTGAATTGGGGTGGCCAATACTCAAGCGATGGGAGGTTCCATGGGAGTGGCAAACAGTTTCATTAACTTCACTTGCATGTGGATTAAG TTTTATTTTGACAGGATTAATAGAGACAGCAGCTATACCTTATCTAGGACTTAATATTGAAGAACTAAGTTTGGACCAGAAGGCTGAGATACTGTTTGTGGATCAAAG CATTACAACTATAGTGGTACTTGGAGTTCTTTCTGGTGTAGCCAACACTTTTCAACCCCTTCCTGAAGACCTATTTCGCTATG ATTTTAAGGAACCTTTCAACCTAAAGAAAGGATGGCTTTTGTGGGCAGCAATTGGTCTTGTTGGTGCTCTTATTGCTATTGCTTTAACAGGGGCTGCCATGTCCTTGTTTCGTGGTGAGGACTCTCAAAGAGAG aCTGATGCTCTGGTCCGCTTGCTTCCATTGATTGGATCCTCAAGTATCAG CACTGCTTGCTTGGTGGGCATCACAGGTGTTCTGGCACCAGTTCTTGAGGAGACGGTATTTCGAGGCTTTTTTATGACATCCCTGACAAAATG GGTGCCTACACCAGTTTCTGTAATTATTAGTGCTGCTGTATTTGCACTTGCACATCTCACTCCCGGAGAGTTTCCTCAGCTATTTGTACTAG GGACTGCTTTGGGGTTTTCATATGCTCAAACTCGCAATCTGGTGACTCCTATCACAATACATGCTTTCTGGAACTCAGGAGTGATTTTGCTTCTTACCTTTCTTCag TTGCAAGGGTATGATATCAAGGAATTGTTGCAGGCGACCTGA